The nucleotide sequence AATTGTCTCGGATAAAGACAAGTAACCATTTTGAACACAGCACACGCCCTTTCACGAAGCTACTCGCCGCTCTTATCTTATGTAACTAATGTATGTATCAGTTTTACGTCTCCATCTGATATCCTAGAACCAAAAAACTTAGAGAGCCACGCCACGGATGTTACGTTTTCCCCATCCCTTCGTTCATTGAAGGCCACACAAATACTAAAACGGTTCCTTCGTTAAAAGGGTTTGGACCATTCAATCTTATGTTCTAGATACTACTAGCTTTCgtgttttgaaaatatctaaaaaaatctattaaaccatttaaaaaaaatgcaaaatacttAGATCGACTCTATCCAATTTCCTATGTGGTCAAAATATGCGTCACAGACTTTTTACACGTATAACTTATGTTGTAAACgttatcatcttttttttttcttttttcttttccgagtCATCAAATTGATTTGTTATCATCTATTGAGGAGAGAAATAGGGAGGGCGAGTAGGGAATAAGAATAGTCGAATCGCGAGACTAGGGGTTAAAAAAAGATTcggaaagataaaaaaagagagagaaacagacaAAAGCTGATATTGGAAGATGGTAACGTGGATCGAATAACCTCACGTTCACACTATCCCATTGGACGGAGCACGAGGCCGCCACACGCCCCTACATCTGGCCTTATCTCCACCCTCCACGTGTATCCTAATCCAACGGTGACCACACgccttttctctcttatttaaTCCCTCCCTTCCTCTTCTTATCACATCATCACCCATCATCTTACAGTAACACAACAATCTCTCAGCCGTCTCATCAACCCTAGTAGTAACCCATTCCATAAAACACTCTCTACATTTCCCAAAACAATGGCCTCCAGAGCACTCTCCTCTTTCACGGCTAACCCTGCTCTCTCTCCCAAGCCAGTACTCCCTCACGGCCCTGCTTCCCCGGCTGTTTCTCTCGGCTTCTCCATGAAAACTGGCGCCGGCAGAGCTGTGGTCGTTTCCGCCGCTACTGTTGACACCAACAACATGCCTATGACCGGTGTCGTCTTCCAGCCGTTCGAGGAGGTCAAGAAAGCCGATCTGGCCATCCCCATCACATCTCATGTCTCCTTCGCTCGCCAAGGCTATGCCGACTCTTCCGAGGCAGTCATTAATGAGCAAATCAagtaaccttcttcttctcttttttttttccttctgttttaaaaaaaaaaccacgaAAATGTTAAAGAAATATAGATCTAACGGAGATCCATTGTTACAGTGTGGAATACAACGTCTCCTACGTATACCATTCCATGTACGCATACTTCGACAGAGACAACGTTGCTCTTAAGGGACTAGCCAAGTAATATTCTCTTCTCTACCTTTATATCTTAACCATCTATCTATCTACTTTAATACATCCACGCTAAACACTTGGTTTTATACTTTACCAGATTTTTCAAAGAATCAAGTGAGGAAGAGAGAGGGCATGCTGAGAAGTTTATGGAGTACCaggttttctatttttcttaagCAAAAGTTTATAAGTTGAAGAAAGAGAGTAGCTAGTTAATCTCTCTAATGTTGGTTTGTGTGTATGTATACAGAACcaaagaggaggaagagtgAAACTCCACCCAATCGTCTCTCCTATCTCAGAATTCGAACATGCTGAAAAAGGAGATGCATTATATGGTATACTTTCAGCCAAACACACATCCACACCTAATAAAAGTTACTTtctttttgaaagaaaaaaaaaaaagatgcagaTATTTATTAGtttactaatctttttttcAGCAATGGAGTTGGCTCTGTCTCTCGAGAAACTCACTAATGAGAAGCTCCTAAACGTTCACAGAGTAAGTTCCGTAACTTATCTATTTTGTGATCAAAGATTAAACTAATATTCATTTTCCTAACATATACTTTCGGCCAACAAAAACAGGTGGCGACAGAG is from Camelina sativa cultivar DH55 chromosome 20, Cs, whole genome shotgun sequence and encodes:
- the LOC104768299 gene encoding ferritin-1, chloroplastic; its protein translation is MASRALSSFTANPALSPKPVLPHGPASPAVSLGFSMKTGAGRAVVVSAATVDTNNMPMTGVVFQPFEEVKKADLAIPITSHVSFARQGYADSSEAVINEQINVEYNVSYVYHSMYAYFDRDNVALKGLAKFFKESSEEERGHAEKFMEYQNQRGGRVKLHPIVSPISEFEHAEKGDALYAMELALSLEKLTNEKLLNVHRVATENNDPQLADFVESEFLGEQIEAIKKISDYITQLRMVGKGHGVWHFDQMLLN